One part of the Nymphaea colorata isolate Beijing-Zhang1983 chromosome 8, ASM883128v2, whole genome shotgun sequence genome encodes these proteins:
- the LOC116259546 gene encoding sugar transport protein 5-like has translation MEVHPTDTPADTQFEANLKLEPCEDEPEVNMEVFQRLVGNSAAVACLLGVKVGSSVTTSLSKGDAVLLQVFMRWYAAGFGWSSGPLSFLVPSEIFPLEIRPTGQSINTAVNFATTLVAAFLPETKGVLLEAMDRVWEKHWHWHWRRFVVPDPAPSTSEHAANDV, from the exons ATGGAAGTACATCCAACCGATACTCCAGCCGACACTCAGTTCGAAGCAAACCTCAAATTGGAACCATGTGAAGATGAACCAGAGGTCAACATGGAAGTCTTTCAACGTTTAGTTGGTAACTCG GCAGCAGTGGCGTGTCTTCTTGGTGTTAAGGTAGGGAGCTCAGTCACAACTTCACTGTCAAAGGGCGACGCGGTCCTGTTGCAGGTGTTCATGCGTTGGTACGCAGCTGGGTTCGGATGGTCTTCGGGTCCTCTGAGCTTCTTGGTCCCAAGTGAGATTTTTCCACTGGAAATTCGCCCCACCGGTCAAAGCATAAACACGGCGGTCAACTTTGCCACCACATTAGTCGCTGCATTCTTGCCGGAGACCAAGGGAGTGCTACTGGAGGCCATGGACAGAGTGTGGGAGAAGCACTGGCACTGGCACTGGAGACGGTTTGTGGTGCCGGACCCAGCACCATCCACAAGTGAACACGCGGCCAATGATGTTTGA